The DNA sequence CACCGAGGTGCCGCCGCCGATGTAGGGCTCCACGAGGCAGGCCTGCTCGAAGGCGTGCCCGAGGTCCTCCACGTAGTCGTACACGGACGCGGCGAGGTCGGGGTCGCGCAGCAGCGTGACCCGTTTGCCCATGCCGCCGAAGACGGGCTTGAGCACCAGCGGCAGTTCGAGCTCCGCCAGCGCCCGCTCGAAGTCCGGACGGGACAGCGCCAGCCGGAAGTCCGGCACGGGTACGCCCGCCCGGCGCAGCGCCGCGCGCAGCACCGCCTTGTTCTCGCAGGTGTGGATGGCGTGCGCCGAGTTGAGGACGCGTATCCCGGCGGCCTCGGCGAGCGTGGCGATCAGCCCGCCGCGGGTGTAGCTGCGGCTGCGCAGCAGCACCGCGTCGTAGCCGGCCAGGGAGGGCGCGGAGGGGTCGCCCAGGCTCAGCGACTCGTCGTTGACCCACTCGATGCGCAGACCGTGCGCGGGGGCGGCCTCGATGAGGCGCCGTTCCTCCCAGGCGATCCGGTCCGCGACGACGGCGATGGCGACGGTCATGTCACTGGCCCCAGTCGCGAAGCTGCACCTCGACCATCCGCAGGCTGAGCACGCCTTCCCGGACGGCCTCCACGCGCAGGGTGAGGATGCACTCGGGGCACGAGAGGGTCTCGCCCTCCACGACCGGCGGGACGGTCAGACCGGTCTCGCACTCGGGGCAGGTTCCGGTCAGGGTGGCGGTGGTCATGGAAGGCACTCCTGTTCGATGGGGTCGCGCGGTGGGGGGCGCGTGATGGGGTCGGGCGATGAGGTCGCGCGGTGGGGGCGCGTGGTGGGTTCACGCGGTGGGTTCGTGCGGTGGTTCGTGACGGGGTCGGGCGGTGGGTTCGTATGGGGCGTGGGCGGAGGGGCGTCAGGCGGCCTGGAAGTCGATGGCCGCCTTGCGGATCGCGTCGCGGTCCAGCAGCGATGCGCCGTCGCGCGCCTGGCGCGCGGCCAGCCACGGGGTGAACGCGTCCGGGTCGACGAAGACGCCCGAACCGTCGAGCGCCCACTTCACGAGCGCCGGCGTCAGCCTGCTGCGCACCCTCAGCTCCCGGGTGTTGCCGACCAGTTCGGCGGGCAGCGTCTCGTACGCCTCCGGGTTGACGAGCTGACCGGGCAGTTCGTAAGCGAAGGCGTGCTCCGTCGTCGGCCCGGACTGGAAGGACTCCCCGAGACCGGCGCCCCGCAGCGCCACCCGGGAGAGCTCGGTGAGGTGGCTCAGGTCGAACCGGGTGTCGCCGTGGATCACCCGCAGCGAGGTCAGCAGTTCCGCGAGCGGGGCGTTCCCGCCCCGCTCGCCGATGCCGCCGACCGTGGCGGAGATCCACCGCGCGCCGGCGCGCACCGCGGCCAGCGAGTTGGCCACGGCCATGCCCAGCATGTTGTGGGAGTGGATCTCGATCTCCGAGCCGTCGATCGCCGTGAGGTCGCCGACGACCTCCTCCATCTGCCACGGCGAGAGGTAGGCGACGGTCTCCGCGAGCCGGAAGCGGTCCGCCCCGGCCGCGAACCCCGCCTCCACATAGGGCACCAGGCGCTCCCTGGGGGTGCGGGCGCCGTCCTCGCCGCTGAAGGTGACGTGGAAGCCGCGCTCCTTGGCCTCGGTGATCGCGGCGCGGGCCAGGGACTGGAGGAACTTCGGGCTGGGCGAGCCCAGCTTCAGCCGGGCGTGCTGCTCGGAGGTGGGGATGGAGTACATGATGTGGCGCACCCCGAGCCGCAGCGCCTCGTCGAGCGCCTGCACGACCTGCCGCCGGTCACGCACCACGACCAGGGTCATGCTGCGCTCGGGGGTCACGGCCTCGTGGACGGCGCCGACGAGCGGGGCGTCCTTGGAGCCCGGTCCGGAGACCATGCCCACCTCGACCAGTTCGACGCCCGTGCGCACCAGCAGATCCGCGATCACGGCGGCGTCCCCGGGGCCGAACTCGACACCCGCCATGTGCGCCGAATCCCGCAGCGTCGCGTCGGAGACGCGCGGCGCGACCGGTGCCTCGTCCGGTATTTCCTTGGCTGCCATGGCCATCACTCCTCATTCGGGAAAGTGGTCGGTGAACCGCGTCGGAAAGGGTTCGGCGGGCGGTGATCACCACGATCCGGCGAATCGCCCCCGGAAACAAGGGAATCCGGGTCAGATGTGTGTGGGGGAGTGTCAAGGAATGTCAGGAACGAAAGGGCGCGCAAAGGGCGTGTGTGCGGCATGTCTTTTCCCGGCCGTACTCGTGACGCCGTCGCGCACGCGGTCCTAGCGTGCCGTCATGGACCTTTTCTCGCTGCCACGGCTAGGAGTCGTCGTCCCGCCGGAGAACCCCACGGCGGAACCGGAGTTCAACCATCTGCTCGGCACCGGACTGAACGTCTACACCGCCCGTTTCCCGACCACGCCCGGCCTCGGCCTCCGGCGGATGCTGGAGACCTACAACGAGGTGCTCCCCGACACCCTGGGCGACTTCGGCGGCCTGCGCCTGGACGCCACGGTGGTGGCGTGCAGCGCCTCGCACTACCTGCTGGACCCGGCCGGCGACCGCGCGTTCTGCGAGGAGCTGTCGGTGCGGGTGCGCCATCCGGTGCGGTCCTCCACCCAGGCCGTCCTCGCGGCCTGCGAGGCCCTCGGCGTCAGCCGGCTGACACTCGTCTCGCCCTACGAGCCCTGGCTCACCGACGTCTCCCGCGCCTACTGGGAGCGGGCCGGCCTCACCGTCGACGGCGTCGTCCTCGTCCCGGCGGGCCGCACCCCCGAGGGTGCGGAGCACTACGACCCGTACGCCGTGGGACTGCCGAGCCTGCGCGAACGCCTCCGCGCCCACCTGGGCGGACGGCGCCCGCCCGTGGACAGCGCGCTGCTGTTCACCGGTACGGGGATGGCCACCCTCGCCGCACTCCACGAACTCGCCCGCGAGGAGCCGGCCCGGGTGCTGCTGACCTCCAACCTGGCCTCCGCCTGGTGGGCCCGCCGGGTCACGGGCACCCGCGGCGGCCAGGTGCATCCGCTGCTGCGCAGGCTGGACGCCGGGGATCCGCCGGGCGGCCTGACGGCCGGGCGACCGCGAGGCGCGACGGCCTGACCGCCTGACCGCCTGACGGCGCGACGGCCTGACGGCCAGGCGGCCCGACGCGCTGACGGCACGACGGCCCGTCGCCACGGTGTCCCGCGGCCGGGCGCTCCGGTCGCCCGGGGCGCCCGGCTCACATCTCCGCGGCGAACGCCGCCTCCGCCGGCTCGGGGGAGCGGCGGGCGACGGCCATCCGGTAGCCGACCCCGCGGACGGTGACGATCCAGCGGCTGCACCCGAGTTTCGCCCGCAGGGTGCTCACATGAGTGTCGATCGTGCGGCTCGTCGGCCCCCAGTCGCTTCCCCAGACCTTCGACATCAATTCCTTCCGGGAAACCACCGTCTCGTGATTCGAGGCGAGAAGGTAGAGCAGCTCGAATTCCTTCGACGTCACGTCGATCAGCCGGTCGCGCAGCCGCACCTCCCGGGTGCGCGGATCGATGTGCAGCGGCCGCAGGGAAATGGCCTCGGAATGCGCGGGGCCGCGGCGCGAGCGGCGCAGTACCGCTTCGACGCGCGCGCCTATCTCACGGAATCCCCAGGTCTGCGCCACACAGTCGTCCGCACCCGCCTTGAGGGCGAGCACCCGCTCCAGTTCGTCGTCGCGACGGGTGAAGGCGATCAGCGGAATGTCGCTCGCCGCCCGCAGGGTGCGGCACACCTCGATCCCGTCGACATCGGGCAACTCCAGGGAGAGCAGCACCAGATCGGCCTCACGGTACGCGTGCAGCGCGTGCGCGCCGGTGCCCACACTGCGGGCCGCGTACCCCTGGCGGCGCAGATCGCGCACCATCGCGTCGGCGGCCGATGTCTCCCGTTCCACCACGAGAACGTTTCTCACTGCTCAGGACCCTTCCTCTTCCCTGTTCGCCCTCAGCCCGCGGCCCGGGCCGCGGTGGCGCCCGGGCCGCCGTGGAGGTGGTGGTAGACGTACGCGGCCGAGGCCATGGTCATGTGGTGGTGCCAGCCGGGGAACGAACGTCCCTCGAAGTCCAGCACGCCGAATCGTTCCCGCAACTCGCCGACGGCCGCCCGGAGCGTGGCACGACCGCGCATCGCCAGCAGCACCTTCTCCACGCACCGGTCGCCCGGGGAGGTGATCCAGTACCTGCCCGGCTGACGACCCGTCGGGTCGACGACCTCCAGCAGCCGGTAGCCGTGGGCGCCGGACACACCGTCCGTGCCCCGCCGCCGGGGCAGCCGGACGGTGCCGGCGTAGGTGTGGACGGTCACCGCGCGGTGCCGCCCGTCCGCCGTGTCACGTGTCATCACGGAGGGACGGCGGGACCGGCGCTGCTCGAAGAGGCCCGCGACCGTGGTCACCGTCGGGGCCCGGTGGCCGCTGATCACCACCTGGCCGGGGTCCACCTCGCACACCAGGTCCGAGGTGTGCCGGGCGAGCCCGGCCAGCACCCCGCCGGCGTCGTGGCCACGGGTCAGGTCCAGGGCCCAGGGCAGCCGCGGCAGCAGCGGATGGGCCGTCACCTGGGCCGCGTGGTCGACGACATGGGCGCTCGCCTGCCGCGCCGTCTCGTGCGCCGGCACCCGGGCCCGCAGCCGGCGGTCGCGGTCCCGCCCCCAGACGCCGTCGAGGACCAGGCTCCAGTCGACCGGGTGGCAGTGGGCGTCGGTGACCAGGAAGAGGCCCACCGCGCGCTGTGCGTTGACGGTGCGCCCGGTCACCGGGTCGGTCACCCGGTGCACCCCCACCGAGTGCTCCCCGCGCTTGGGAATGACCAGCTCCGCCACCGTCCAGGCGTGCGGCGCCGCATCGGCGGCGACCCACTGGGCGAGCCGCCGGCGCACCGGCTCCCACGCCCAGGTGCTGGCGTTGACGAACTGGTGCAGACCGTGCGCCGCCGCGGGCGGTAAGCGGTCCGTCCGCGCCATGTTGCGGGGTGTCTTCTTCCCGGGCGAGTGCAGAAGACCGTGCAGGTACGCCCGCGCCCAGCGGCGCTGCTCCACCCGGTGCAAGGGGCCGAAGACCTCCGTCAGAAACGCCTGCTGCTGTGCGCTCTCGTCCGGCACGGCACTGTGCCCGGTGTGTGACGCCATGGAACGCCCCCCTCGTCGTACCTCCCCCGGCCCCGCCCCGCGGGACGGATGCCTGACGCTTCGGACGAGGCACAAAAGTACCTGCTCCCTGCACAATTTCACGGGGAGCGCCCCGACTTAGCGACTTCCGCCTCCGACCTGCGCAAACGCCGCTTCGAGGGGGGAGTGAAGGGAGTGTTCACGGAGCGCGGGCGATGCCTGCGCGCGCCGGCGCCGAACACCCCTTCGACCCGCTGCCACCTGGGATCCGGCACCTTGCGGGGACCCGCCGGACGGCCGTCCTCCGAGGGGCCGCCGGTTTGTGTCAACAGCTCGTGAACAACCACCCGGCACACCGCCGAGCCCCCGTACCTCCCGGCCCGGCCGGGAGGTACGGGGGCTCGGCGCGCGGCCCGCGCGGCCGGGCCGTCAGGCCCCCGGCCGCTTCACCGGGAAGCCGTGGGCACGGGCGAACACCACCACCGCCAGCACCGGCGCGAGGAGCAGCAGCACCGTCCACGGGAAGGAGTCGCTGCCGATGCCGTCGAGCAGGATGCCGCCGGCGATCCCGCCGCCCGCCATGGCGACGTTCCACAGCGTCACCAGCATCGCCTGCGCGGCATCGGCCTGTTCGCCGCCCGCGTCGGCGACCGCCGTCTGGAGCAGCGTCGGCACACCGCCCCATCCCAGGCCCCACAGCGCGGCCGCGACGTACACCAGCGCGGTGTTGTCGCTGAGCACCGCCAGCAGCGCCGACGCCACCGCGACCAGCAGTGTGCTGACCACCGTCAGCAGCCTCAGCCGCCGGTGGATCTGCGCCCCCACGATCCAGATGCTGAGGAGGGACGCGGCACCGAACACCAGCAGCACCAGGTCCGTGCTGCCGCCCAGGCCGACGTCGTCGAGGAAGGTGGCGATGTACGCGTACAGGATCGTGTGCGCCAGCACGAAGACCAGGGTCACGAACAGCACCGGGGCCACACCCGGCACCTTCAGGGCGCGCAGCATCGCCGGCCGCTCACCGCGCTCCTGGCCCGGGTAGTCGGGCACGGCGGCCCAGATCCACCCCAGCAGCACCACGGTCAGCGCCGTCATCACCAGGAACGCCACCCGCCAGCCGACCGCGGTGCCCAGGAACGTGCCCGCCGGCACACCGAGCGACAGCGCCACCGGGATACCCGCCATCGCGATCGCGATCGCCTTGCCCTGGAGGTGGACCGGCGCCATCCGGCGGGCGTACCCGGCGAGCAGCGCCCACGCCAGACCGGCGGCGACACCGGCGACGAACCGGGCCACCATCGTCAGACCGTAGACCGACGACACCGCCGTCACGGTGTTGGCGACGGCGAAGCCCGCCATGGCCACGAGCAGCAGCCGCTTGCGCCGCCAGCCGGCCGTCGCCGCCGTCAGCGGGATCGCCGTCAGGGCCGTGCCGATGGCGTAGATGGTGACCGTCTGCCCGGTCGCCGACTCGCTCACCCGCAGATCCGAACTCATCTGCGGCAACAGACCGGCGGGCAGGGTCTCGGTGAGGCTGGTGATGAAGACCGCCGTGGCCAGGGCCAGCAGCGCGAGCAGCGGCAGCTTCTGCGGTTCTCCGGCGCCCGCGGCCGGCGGCGCCGGCCGGGACTCCGAACCGCCGGGGGCGGTCGCCGTGTCGGGGGAGGTGCTCATGTGATGTGCTCCGGGTGTCGGGGGACGTGTGGGTGTCCGGGGATGTGTTCGGGCCCGGCCGCGGGGCCGGGCGGTACGGCGGATGCGCCCGCCGGCGGTGCGGACCGCGCGGCCGCCGCCGCCCCCGGGCGGGAGGGCGGCGCACGGGGAAGGCGCCTAGGGGCGGCGGCCCAGACCGCCGTCCACCGGGAGCCGGGCCCCCGTCGTGAACGTCGCGTCCGTGGCCAGGAAGAGGGCGGCGCGGGCGACCTCCTCGGCGGAACCGAGCCGGCCGAGCGGCGGCAGCGGCACGGCGCCCGCCGGCGGCGCCTCGATACAGCCGGGCGCCACCGCGTTGACGCGGATCCCGCGCCCGGCGAGCTCGCTCGCGAGCGCGCCCACCGCCGTGTCCGGCGTCGCTGTGTCCGGCGCCGCTGTGTCCGGCGGAACGGGTGAGGTCAGCACCACCGCTCCGCCGTCGCGCACCCAGGGCAGCAGAGGGCGCGCCGTGTCCACGGCCCCGGCGAACAGCAGATCCGCGCCGCCGTCCTCCCCGGGGCCGCCCCACCGGCCCAGCTCACCGGCGAGCGCGCCCCGGTCACCGGGCGCGGCGGAGGGCGCGAGGACCACCAGCCGGGCGGCCGAGCCCAGTTCCGTCCGGGCCCGGGCCCGCTCCTCCTGGCCGCCGACGGTCAGCAGCACCTGCGCACCCCCTTCCACCAGCCGCTTGGCGATGGCCAGCGCGATCCCGGGCTCCTGGCCCACGACCACGGCCCTGCTCCCCGCATATCTGGTCATCGCTGCCGAACTCCTTCCGGTGGGCGGGACCCGCCGCGCGGGCGGCACGTCGGTCGGCGCGCTGCCGCGGCCGGCCCGTACGGCGGCCCGGCACAGCCGACTGTGCACCCGCCCGCTTCGGGTCCGCCGAGGGTTTCCTGACGGTCCGCTGACGGCCCGTCGCACCACCGCCCGACCGGTGTTGTGTACGCACGATGTCGTCTGCCCGGAGGCGGCTCACCGCCCGCCCGGCAGCCTGTACGGTGGCCCGCATGCGGTTCGGGGTACTCGGCCCACTCGTGGTGTGGGACGACGGGGGCACGGCGGTCACGGTGCCCGAGACCAAGGTCCGGGCGCTGCTCGCGACCCTGCTCGCACACGACGGCGGCCCGGTCTCCGCCGACCGCCTCGTCCGGCACCTGTGGGGCGACGACCCGCCGGGCAAGCCCGCCGGAGCGCTCCAGGCCAAGGTCTCCCAGTTGCGCAGGGTCCTCGGCCGGGACAACGTCACCCACGAGCCCGCCGGTTACCGGCTGCGGCTCGACCCGGACGCCCGCCAGGTCGACGCGGACCGCTTCCGCGCCCTGGCGAACGAGGCCCGCACCGCGGCCGATCCACACGCCAGGGCCGCCCTGCTCACCGAGGCCCTCGGCCTGTGGCGGGGCCCGGCCTACGCGGACTTCGCGGACGAACCCTTCGTCCGCGGCGCGGCCGGTCGCCTCGACGAGCAGCGCCTGTCCGTCACCGAGGAACAGGCCGAGGCCCGCCTCGCCGTCGGCGACCACCTGCTGCTCGCGGGCGAACTGGCCGCCTTGGTGGAACGCCACCCGCTGCGGGAGCGCCTGCGCGCGGCCCAGATACGCGCGCTCTACCTCACCGGCCGCCAGAGCGAGGCCCTCGCCTCCTACGAACACCTCCGCACCCGCCTCGCCGACGACCTCGGCGTCGACCCCGGCCCCAGCCTCACGGCCCTCCACCAGGCCGTCCTCCGCCAGGACCCCGCCCTCACGACCCCGCCGCCCGGCGCCTCGCCGGAATCGGCCTCCGGGGCGTGGCCGCCGGCGGGTTCCGCCGCGGTGCGTCCGGCCGCGCCGGAGGTGGGCCGGCCCGCGCCTGTCCGACCGCCCGGCGGCGACGGACAGGCGGCGGATGCCTTCCCGGGCACGCACGGTGCGGTCACCCCCGAGGAGGGCTCACCTGCCGGTGCCGTGCCGCCGGGCGGGACCGGTGCGCCGACGGGTGCGGTCGTCCCGGAGGTGGGCTCACCCTCCGGGGGGTGGCCGCCGACGGCCCGCGCTGCCGCCCCGGAGGCGGGCCCGCCCGTGGGTGTCCGGCCGGATGCCGCCCCGCAGGCCGCACCCGGAGCGGGTCCTTCCGCGCCGGGTGCGGTTCCTCCGGATGCGGCTCCGCCCTCCGGCGGGTGGCCGCCGGCCGGTTCCGGCGTGTACCCGGGCACGCCCGGTGCGGCGGTTCCCTCTGCCCCGAGTGCGGCCGCGCCGGAGGTGGGCCGGCCCGCGGGTGTCCGGCCGCCCGGCGGCGACGGACAGGCGGCGGATGCCTTCCCGGGCGCGCCCGGTGCGGCGGCACCCGGGGCGGCTCCGCCCGGCGAAGGGTGGCCCCAGGCCACCCCCGTGTCCGTGCCGCCGCGGGCGGCCACCCCCGTCGCGTCGAACCTTCCCGTGCCGTTGACCGGGCTCGTCGGGCGGGACGAGGCGCTTGCCGAGGTCTCGCGGCTGCTGGACGGGGCGCGGCTGGTGACGCTCACCGGGGCCGGGGGGGTCGGCAAGACGCGGCTGGCCGTCGCCGCGGCGGCGGCGCGGGTGGCCGCCGGTGGAGACGGCGAACTGCCCGACGGCGTCTGGCTCGTGGAGTTCGCCGGGGTGCGCGCGGGCGGTGCCGGAGACCTGGCGCAGGTCGTCTCCGCGACGCTCGGGATCAGGGACGGCGCGCCCGCCGCCCTGCCGGGCAGTGCGGCGGGCTGCGCCGGGGCCCCCTCACCGGCGCACCGGCTCGCCGCCGCCCTGCGCGACCGGCGGGTCCTGCTCGTGCTCGACAACTGCGAGCACGTCGTCGACGCCGCCGCCGAACTGGCCGCGCTCATCCTGCGCACCGCGCCCGGCCTGCGGGTGCTGGCCACCAGCCAGGAGCCGCTGGACCTGGCGGGAGAGGCCGTCCACGTGGTCGAGCCGCTCGGCCCGGATGCCGCCGTGCGGCTGTTCACCGAGCGCGCCGCCGCCCGCGACCCCGGCTTCGGCCGCACCGGGACGGGCGACGGTGACGCCGACCGGGAGGCCGTCGCCGAGATCTGCCGCCGGCTGGACGGCATCCCGCTCGCCCTCGAACTCGCCGCCACCCGCGTGCGCGCCCTCGGCGTACGCGGCCTGGCCGCACGCCTCGGCGACCGCTTCCGGGTGCTGACCACGGGCGGGCGCGGCGCCCCGGCCCGGCAGCAGACGCTGCGCGCGGTCATCGACTGGAGCTGGGAACTGCTCAGCGCCCCCGAACGCATCGTGCTGCGCCGCCTCGCCGTGCACAGCGACGGCTGCGACCTGGAGGCGGCCGAGGCGACCTGCGCGGGCGACGGCGTCACCCGGGACGAGGTGCTCGACCTCGTCACACGGCTGGTCGACCGCTCCCTGGTGGTCGTGGTGGACGGTCCCACCGGGCGCCGCTACCGGCTGCTGGAGTCCGTCGCCGCGTACGCCACCGAGCGGCTCCACGAGATGGCGGACGTCACCGCCGTCGCCGGGCGGCACCTGCGGCACTACCTGGCACTCGCCGAGCACGCCGAGCCCCTGCTGCGCGGCCCCGACCAGCGCCATCTGCTCGCCCGGCTGGACGCCGAGGCCGCCAATCTGCGTGCCGCGCTCGACGAGGCGGTACGCCGGGCGGCCGCGGGTGACGAGGGGGAGGCCGTCCGGCTGGCGACGGCACTGTCCTGGTGGTGGCTGCTGCGCGGCCGTCTGATCGAGGCGCACCGAGCCCTGACCGCCGTACTCGCCGCCTCCGCCACGGCCCCCGGTCCCGGCGCCACCACCCCCGCCCCCGACCCCGAACTCGTCCTCCTCCACACGGCGTTCGCGCTCCTCACCGGCGACCACACCGGCACCGCCCGGGCCGCCCTCGCGGACACGAACGCGCCCTCGGACACCGACCCCGACCGTCCCCCCGGAACCGCCGACGCCGACGCCGTCAGCGACCCCGTGCGGCGCGGGCGCGCCCTGTGGCTGTGCGCCTACGGGCGCTTCAGCGCCGGGGAGCCCGGCGCGGCGGATCGGCTCAACGACCGGGCCCTCGGACTGTTCACGGCGGCGGGCGACCGCTGGGGCACCGCCGCCGCCCTCGGCCTGCGCGCGACGCTCGCGCTGGTCCGCGGCGACCTGGCCGGCCTCAGCCGGGACGGCGTCCGCGGCGCCGCCCTCTTCCGGGAACTCGGCGACCGCTGGGGCGAACTGCAGACCGTCACCCCGCTCGCCGCGCTCGCGGAGATCCGGGGCGACTACGAGGACGCCGCGCGCCGCCAGCGCGAGGGCCTCGGCATGGCCAGGGAACTCGGCCTGCTGGCCGAGGTCTCGGCCAGGCTCTCCGGGCTGGGCCGCCTCGCCCTGCTCTCCCGGGACTGGGAACGCGGCAGGGAACTGCACGAACAGGCCCGCCGCATCGCCGCCGAACAGGGCTACAAGTACGGCGAGATCCACTCCGAGATGGGCCTGGCGCTCGGCGCCCGCCGCTCCGGGGACCTCGACGCCGCCGAAGCCCACCTCGCCCGCATCCGCGACGGCTACGCCGATGTCTCGTCCGAGGCCGGCGACCATCTGCTCCTCGCCGAACTCGGCTTCCTCGCCGAACTGCGCGGGGACGCCGGCACGGCCGCCGCCCACCATCTGCGGGGTCTCGCCGTGGCGCGCTCCCTCGGCGAGCCGCGCGCGCTGGCGCTCTCGCTGGAGGGCCTCGCCGGGGCGGCCGCCCTCGGCGGCGGTGCGCCGGGGCGCGGTGCGCGGCCCTGCTGCTCGGCGCGGCCGACGCGGCGCGCCGGGGCGTCGGCGCCCCGCTGCCCGCGGCCGAACGCGGGGACGTCGACCGTGCCGCCGCCGCGGCCCGCACCGCCCTGGGCGGCACGGCGTTCACGACGGCCTACCGGAACGGAGCGGCGCTGACCGCCGAGGAGGCCGTGCGCCGCGCCTGTCCCGTCCTGGGCCGCACGGCCCCGGCACCAGCCCCGGGAGCCGCCCCGGGTGCGGTCGGCGCGCCCTGCCTCAGGGACTGAGCGACAGGAAGATGAACGCGGAGAACAGCGCCAGGTGCACCCCGCCCTGCAAGAGGTTCGCGCGCCCCGGCACGACCGTCAGCGCGCTCACCACGGCGGTCAGCGCGAGCAGCACCAGATGCACCGGCTGGAGTCCGAGCTCCAGGTCCCCGGACAGCCAGATGGAGGCGAACGCGATGGTGGGGACGGTCAGTCCGATGCTGGCGATCGCCGAGCCGTAGGCCAGATTGAGGCTGGTCTGCATCCGGTCGCGGCGGGCCGAGCGGACGGCGGACAGCGTCTCGGGCAGCAGCACCATCAGCGCGATGACGACACCCACCACGCCGTAGGGCAGCCCCGCGTTGTCCACTCCGCGCTCGATCGTCGGGGAGATGACCTTGGCGTTGCCGACCACGGTGATCAGCGAGAGCAGCAGCAGGCCCAGGCTGATCAGGGCCGCGCGGTTCGGCGGCGGCGGAGCGTGCTCCTCGCCGTCGTCGGTCCCGACCGCGCCCTCGCCCGCGTCCGGGGCCTCCCGGACGGCCGCACCGGTCCTGTCGCCGGCCGCCGCGCCCCCGGTGCCGCCCGCCGAACCCTGAGCCCGCGCCGGAGACTTCGGCCGGGTCCCCTGCCCCGTGGTGGCCCCGCGCTCGTGGCGGCGGTCGACGGGGAGGAAGTAGTCGCGGTGCCGCACGGTCTGCACGGTGACGAACAGGACGTACAGCCCGAGCGAGGCGACCGCCGCGAACGCGAGCTGTCCGGCGGTGAATTCGGGGCCCTCCGCGCCCGTGGTGAACGTCGGCAGCACCAGCGTCATGGTGGCGAGCGTGATGACCGTGGCGAGCGCGCCGCCCGAACCCTCCGCGTTGAAGACCACGGTCCGATTGCGTACGGCGCCCACCAGCAGGCAGAGGCCGACGATGCCGTTGCAGGTGATCATCACGGCCGCGAAGACCGTGTCGCGCGCGTAGGTCGACGCCTTGTCGCCGCCGCCCGTCATCAGCATGACGATCAGGCCGACCTCGATGACCGTGACGGCGACGGCCAGCACCAGGGAACCGAGCGGCTCACCGACGCGGTGCGCGACGACCTCCGCGTGGTGGACGGCCGCGAGCACGGCCCCGAACAGGCACAGGGCGACGACCGTCACCCCGAGCGCGGGCAGATCGCGCCCCCAGCCGAAGGCGAGTGCGAGCAACGCCAGCACCGGCATCCATGTTGTCCACTGCCGTACCACTGGTGTGCTGTTGTCCGCGCTCATGGTGATCAGACTGCCAGAAGCCCGCGGCGTTCCGTGCCCCGGGGCGGCGTGGCCCGCCGACGTCTGACGTCCCGCGGCCGGGCCGGAACGGCGCTCCGGCGCGCCGCGGGCCCCGGCCGGCGCGTGCCCCGGTCCGCCCTCGTCACCCAACGGGCCCTGCTCCGGACGG is a window from the Streptomyces zhihengii genome containing:
- a CDS encoding BTAD domain-containing putative transcriptional regulator: MRFGVLGPLVVWDDGGTAVTVPETKVRALLATLLAHDGGPVSADRLVRHLWGDDPPGKPAGALQAKVSQLRRVLGRDNVTHEPAGYRLRLDPDARQVDADRFRALANEARTAADPHARAALLTEALGLWRGPAYADFADEPFVRGAAGRLDEQRLSVTEEQAEARLAVGDHLLLAGELAALVERHPLRERLRAAQIRALYLTGRQSEALASYEHLRTRLADDLGVDPGPSLTALHQAVLRQDPALTTPPPGASPESASGAWPPAGSAAVRPAAPEVGRPAPVRPPGGDGQAADAFPGTHGAVTPEEGSPAGAVPPGGTGAPTGAVVPEVGSPSGGWPPTARAAAPEAGPPVGVRPDAAPQAAPGAGPSAPGAVPPDAAPPSGGWPPAGSGVYPGTPGAAVPSAPSAAAPEVGRPAGVRPPGGDGQAADAFPGAPGAAAPGAAPPGEGWPQATPVSVPPRAATPVASNLPVPLTGLVGRDEALAEVSRLLDGARLVTLTGAGGVGKTRLAVAAAAARVAAGGDGELPDGVWLVEFAGVRAGGAGDLAQVVSATLGIRDGAPAALPGSAAGCAGAPSPAHRLAAALRDRRVLLVLDNCEHVVDAAAELAALILRTAPGLRVLATSQEPLDLAGEAVHVVEPLGPDAAVRLFTERAAARDPGFGRTGTGDGDADREAVAEICRRLDGIPLALELAATRVRALGVRGLAARLGDRFRVLTTGGRGAPARQQTLRAVIDWSWELLSAPERIVLRRLAVHSDGCDLEAAEATCAGDGVTRDEVLDLVTRLVDRSLVVVVDGPTGRRYRLLESVAAYATERLHEMADVTAVAGRHLRHYLALAEHAEPLLRGPDQRHLLARLDAEAANLRAALDEAVRRAAAGDEGEAVRLATALSWWWLLRGRLIEAHRALTAVLAASATAPGPGATTPAPDPELVLLHTAFALLTGDHTGTARAALADTNAPSDTDPDRPPGTADADAVSDPVRRGRALWLCAYGRFSAGEPGAADRLNDRALGLFTAAGDRWGTAAALGLRATLALVRGDLAGLSRDGVRGAALFRELGDRWGELQTVTPLAALAEIRGDYEDAARRQREGLGMARELGLLAEVSARLSGLGRLALLSRDWERGRELHEQARRIAAEQGYKYGEIHSEMGLALGARRSGDLDAAEAHLARIRDGYADVSSEAGDHLLLAELGFLAELRGDAGTAAAHHLRGLAVARSLGEPRALALSLEGLAGAAALGGGAPGRGARPCCSARPTRRAGASAPRCPRPNAGTSTVPPPRPAPPWAARRSRRPTGTERR
- a CDS encoding calcium:proton antiporter; the protein is MSADNSTPVVRQWTTWMPVLALLALAFGWGRDLPALGVTVVALCLFGAVLAAVHHAEVVAHRVGEPLGSLVLAVAVTVIEVGLIVMLMTGGGDKASTYARDTVFAAVMITCNGIVGLCLLVGAVRNRTVVFNAEGSGGALATVITLATMTLVLPTFTTGAEGPEFTAGQLAFAAVASLGLYVLFVTVQTVRHRDYFLPVDRRHERGATTGQGTRPKSPARAQGSAGGTGGAAAGDRTGAAVREAPDAGEGAVGTDDGEEHAPPPPNRAALISLGLLLLSLITVVGNAKVISPTIERGVDNAGLPYGVVGVVIALMVLLPETLSAVRSARRDRMQTSLNLAYGSAIASIGLTVPTIAFASIWLSGDLELGLQPVHLVLLALTAVVSALTVVPGRANLLQGGVHLALFSAFIFLSLSP